In a single window of the Mesoplodon densirostris isolate mMesDen1 chromosome 16, mMesDen1 primary haplotype, whole genome shotgun sequence genome:
- the METTL9 gene encoding protein-L-histidine N-pros-methyltransferase isoform X1 → MRAPFVPPPGRPAHWAEGARFRENAPQPCVCAPGGNWSRRRWRSWGGEDGGGGKAARRPLLPTPRLGPEGAGWASWARWLDPGRRRRRRRRRRLEAVARPPPCPGAGGDPSEWPRPPMRLLAGWLCLSLASVWLARRMWTLRSPLTRSLYVNMTSGPGGPAAAAAGGRKENHQWYACNREKLCESLQAVFVQSYLDQGTQIFLNNSIEKSGWLFIQLYHSFVSSVFSLFMSRTSINGLLGRGSMFVFSPDQFQRLLKINPDWKTHRLLDLGAGDGEVTKIMSPHFEEIYATELSETMIWQLQKKKYRVLGINEWQNTGFQYDVISCLNLLDRCDQPLTLLKDIRSVLEPTRGRVILALVLPFHPYVENVGGKWDKPSEILEIKGQNWEEQVNSLPEVFRKAGFVIEAFTRLPYLCEGDMYNDYYVLDDAVFVLKPV, encoded by the exons ATGCGCGCTCCCTTTGTCCCACCTCCTGGCCGGCCCGCTCATTGGGCGGAGGGAGCGCGCTTCCGAGAGAACGCGCCGCAGCCGTGCGTATGTGCTCCGGGTGGAAACTGGAGCCGACGGCGGTGGCGTTCCTGGGGTGGAGAGGACGGGGGAGGCGGGAAGGCTGCGCGCCGCccgctcctccccaccccccgcctcggCCCTGAAGGGGCTGGATGGGCGAGTTGGGCGCGATGGCTCGATcctgggcggcggcggcggcggcggcggcggcggcggctggagGCGGTGGCGCGTCCTCCTCCTTGCCCCGGCGCCGGCGGTGATCCGAGCGAGTGGCCGCGGCCCCCGATGAGACTGCTCGCGGGCTGGCTGTGTCTGAGCCTGGCGTCCGTGTGGCTGGCGCGGAGGATGTGGACCCTGCGGAGCCCGCTCACCCGCTCCCTGTACGTGAACATGACGAGCGGCCCCGGCGGGCCGGCAGCGGCCGCCGCGGGCGGCAGGAAGGAGAACCACCAG tgGTATGCGTGCAACAGAGAGAAATTATGCGAATCACTCCAGGCTGTCTTTGTTCAGAGTTACCTTGATCAAGGAACGCAGATCTTCTTAAACAACAGCATTGAGAAATCGGGCTGGCTATTTATCCAATTATATCACTCTTTTGTGTCATCTGTTTTTAGCCTGTTTATGTCTAGAACATCTATCAATGG gttgCTAGGAAGAGGCTCAATGTTTGTCTTTTCACCAGATCAGTTTCAGAGACTGCTTAAAATTAATCCAGACTGGAAAACGCATAGGCTTCTTGATTTAGGTGCTGGAGATGGAGAAGTCACAAAAATAATGAGCCCTCATTTTGAAGAAATTTACGCCACTGAGCTGTCTGAAACTATGATATGGCAGCTTCAGAAGAAGAAATACAG AGTGCTTGGTATAAATGAATGGCAGAATACAGGGTTCCAGTATGATGTCATCAGCTGCTTGAATTTGCTGGACCGCTGTGATCAGCCCCTGACTTTGTTAAAAGATATCAGAAGTGTCTTGGAGCCAACTAGAGGCAGGGTCATCCTTGCTCTGGTCTTACCTTTTCATCCCTATGTGGAAAACG taGGTGGCAAGTGGGATAAACCATCAGAAATTTTGGAAATCAAGGGACAGAATTGGGAAGAACAAGTGAATAGTCTGCCTGAAGTTTTCAGAAAAGCTGGTTTTGTTATCGAAGCTTTCACTAGACTGCCATACCTGTGTGAAGGTGACATGTATAATGACTACTACGTTCTGGATGACGCTGTCTTTGTTCTCAAACCAGTATAA
- the METTL9 gene encoding protein-L-histidine N-pros-methyltransferase isoform X2, which translates to MRLLAGWLCLSLASVWLARRMWTLRSPLTRSLYVNMTSGPGGPAAAAAGGRKENHQWYACNREKLCESLQAVFVQSYLDQGTQIFLNNSIEKSGWLFIQLYHSFVSSVFSLFMSRTSINGLLGRGSMFVFSPDQFQRLLKINPDWKTHRLLDLGAGDGEVTKIMSPHFEEIYATELSETMIWQLQKKKYRVLGINEWQNTGFQYDVISCLNLLDRCDQPLTLLKDIRSVLEPTRGRVILALVLPFHPYVENGGKWDKPSEILEIKGQNWEEQVNSLPEVFRKAGFVIEAFTRLPYLCEGDMYNDYYVLDDAVFVLKPV; encoded by the exons ATGAGACTGCTCGCGGGCTGGCTGTGTCTGAGCCTGGCGTCCGTGTGGCTGGCGCGGAGGATGTGGACCCTGCGGAGCCCGCTCACCCGCTCCCTGTACGTGAACATGACGAGCGGCCCCGGCGGGCCGGCAGCGGCCGCCGCGGGCGGCAGGAAGGAGAACCACCAG tgGTATGCGTGCAACAGAGAGAAATTATGCGAATCACTCCAGGCTGTCTTTGTTCAGAGTTACCTTGATCAAGGAACGCAGATCTTCTTAAACAACAGCATTGAGAAATCGGGCTGGCTATTTATCCAATTATATCACTCTTTTGTGTCATCTGTTTTTAGCCTGTTTATGTCTAGAACATCTATCAATGG gttgCTAGGAAGAGGCTCAATGTTTGTCTTTTCACCAGATCAGTTTCAGAGACTGCTTAAAATTAATCCAGACTGGAAAACGCATAGGCTTCTTGATTTAGGTGCTGGAGATGGAGAAGTCACAAAAATAATGAGCCCTCATTTTGAAGAAATTTACGCCACTGAGCTGTCTGAAACTATGATATGGCAGCTTCAGAAGAAGAAATACAG AGTGCTTGGTATAAATGAATGGCAGAATACAGGGTTCCAGTATGATGTCATCAGCTGCTTGAATTTGCTGGACCGCTGTGATCAGCCCCTGACTTTGTTAAAAGATATCAGAAGTGTCTTGGAGCCAACTAGAGGCAGGGTCATCCTTGCTCTGGTCTTACCTTTTCATCCCTATGTGGAAAACG GTGGCAAGTGGGATAAACCATCAGAAATTTTGGAAATCAAGGGACAGAATTGGGAAGAACAAGTGAATAGTCTGCCTGAAGTTTTCAGAAAAGCTGGTTTTGTTATCGAAGCTTTCACTAGACTGCCATACCTGTGTGAAGGTGACATGTATAATGACTACTACGTTCTGGATGACGCTGTCTTTGTTCTCAAACCAGTATAA
- the IGSF6 gene encoding immunoglobulin superfamily member 6 has protein sequence METVNRGKIILGLELNLILFHVGAVGNCTVSVVQPPSLEVDYTQKAVTMQCSFSTAGCPAEQPTSLWFRYGALQPENLCLDGCRDETDKFTLANLAQNQVSLTVNRLAFNDSAIYICGIAFPSSKEPRAKQTGGGTVLVVRETKVLSKELQSLLTALLSLLSIYVTGVFVFFIVLTKEIPPAEESKSNTLRKKETEDPQKKKSARRIFQEIAQELYTKRHMEISQQPQEKDDTYENRRALSNYERPQKSSDFQLSH, from the exons atggAGACTGTGAACAGAGGCAAAATCATTCTCGGTCTGGAACTCAATCTGATTCTATTTCATGTCG GTGCCGTGGGCAACTGTACCGTCTCGGTGGTTCAACCACCTTCCCTTGAAGTGGACTACACTCAAAAGGCTGTGACCATGCAGTGCTCCTTCTCCACAGCGGGGTGCCCTGCAGAGCAACCAACAAGCCTGTGGTTTCGTTATGGCGCTCTCCAGCCCGAGAACCTGTGCTTGGATGGATGCAGAGATGAGACAGACAAATTCACACTTGCGAATCTGGCACAAAACCAAGTTTCCCTCACTGTAAACAGGCTGGCTTTCAATGACAGTGCAATCTACATCTGTGGAATAGCCTTTCCCAGTTCAAAGGAACCGAGAGCTAAGCAGACGGGAGGAGGGACTGTGCTGGTGGTAAGAG AGACGAAGGTTCTCAGCAAGGAACTGCAGAGTCTCCTGACGGCCCTCTTATCACTGCTCTCTATCTACGTTACTGGTGTATTCGTGTTCTTCATCGTCCTCACCAAA GAAATACCACCTGCAGAAGAG TCAAAATCTAACactctaagaaagaaagaaacagaagatccACAAAAG AAAAAGAGTGCTCGGCGTATTTTTCAGGAAATTGCTCAAGAACTATATACGAAGAGACACATGGAAATAAGCCAACAacct CAGGAGAAAGACGACACTTATGAAAATAGAAGAGCACTTTCTAACTATGAAAGACCACAGAAATCTTCTGATTTTCAATTAAGTCACTGA